The following are encoded together in the Lactuca sativa cultivar Salinas chromosome 1, Lsat_Salinas_v11, whole genome shotgun sequence genome:
- the LOC122195227 gene encoding centromere-binding protein 1, which yields MSDLFVVDDTKKRRGGVARIKSRNLRFSSFAESVMDTKEDDEDEEEEEHDDDDDEIKVSDEVFVRNEVDDDEIEEEGYLKTTKKKNRSSSFRYQSCFTDETHDGAYYDDRDGGCSETVDGNSSRQQQWCQSSTVTTTVGGDGSFAASTSCSDELDEDGGERSWVQWREE from the exons ATGTCAGATCTGTTCGTCGTCGATGATACGAAGAAAAGACGAGGTGGTGTTGCGAGGATCAAATCGAGGAATTTAAGGTTCTCGAGCTTTGCAGAGTCGGTGATGGATACGAAGGAAGATgacgaagacgaagaagaagaagaacatgatgacgatgacgatgaaATTAAGGTTTCTGATGAGGTGTTTGTGCGAAATGAAGTTGATGATGATGAAATTGAAGAAGAAGGGTATCTGAAGACGACGAAGAAGAAGAACAGATCGTCTTCTTTCCGTTACCAGTCGTGTTTTACAGACGAGACCCATG ATGGAGCTTACTATGACGACAGGGATGGTGGCTGTTCGGAGACGGTCGATGGCAACAGCAGCAGGCAGCAACAGTGGTGTCAGAGCTCCACAGTAACAACGACGGTGGGCGGTGATGGCAGCTTTGCTGCTTCCACTTCCTGTTCTGACGAGCTCGATGAGGATGGAGGCGAACGGAGCTGGGTACAATGGAGGGAAGAATAG
- the LOC111881070 gene encoding protein DETOXIFICATION 42 isoform X1 produces the protein MAEKNDGCPCGNPTRFPFSIFFKDARSALKMDELGVEIAKIALPAALALTADPIASLVDTAFIGQIGATELAAVGVSIAVFNQVSRIAIFPLVSITTSFVAEEDTIMNSSHQMQGPTTNSENKKLLELHNIKSESLDEESIVTSYEKKRIPSASSAIIIGVVLGFLQAVFLINASKPILSIMGIKSDSPMLYPAQQYLKLRSLGAPAVLLSLAMQGVFRGFKDTKTPLYATVTGDVTNIILDPIFIFVFGLGVSGAAIAHVISQYLISVILFWRLIEKIDIVPPNSKHLQFGRFLKNETGFLLLMRVTAVTFCVTLAASMAARQGSTTMAAFQVCLQVWLATSLLADGLAVAGQAIIASAFAKMDYEKVTATASRVLQLGVVLGVVLSILLGFGLHFGARLFTKEAGVLHLISIGIPFVAGTQPINALAFVFDGVNFGASDFAYAAYSMVLVAIISIISLFVASSHGFIGLWVALTLYMSMRALAGFWRIGTGTGPWCFLKGIT, from the exons ATGGCTGAGAAAAACGATGGATGTCCATGTGGAAATCCAACAAGATTTCCCTTTTCCATTTTCTTTAAAGATGCGAG GTCAGCATTAAAAATGGATGAACTTGGCGTAGAAATAGCTAAAATCGCCTTACCAGCAGCACTTGCTTTGACAGCCGATCCTATTGCCTCTCTTGTGGACACAGCCTTCATTGGTCAAATTG GTGCAACTGAACTAGCTGCTGTGGGAGTTTCGATAGCTGTTTTCAACCAAGTATCAAGAATCGCAATTTTTCCTCTAGTAAGCATTACAACATCTTTTGTGGCTGAGGAAGACACAATCATGAACTCAAGTCATCAAATGCAAGGGCCCACTACAAATAGTGAAAACAAAAAGTTGCTCGAACTACATAACATAA AGTCTGAGTCACTCGATGAGGAGTCGATAGTTACAAGCTACGAGAAAAAGCGAATCCCGTCAGCTTCATCTGCTATAATCATTGGGGTCGTTTTAGGGTTTTTGCAAGCTGTGTTTCTAATAAACGCATCGAAACCCATTTTGAGCATAATGGGGATCAAATCG GACTCTCCTATGTTGTACCCCGCACAACAATACTTAAAGTTAAGGTCGCTTGGTGCTCCTGCGGTTCTACTTTCGTTAGCGATGCAAGGAGTTTTTCGTGGATTCAAAGACACAAAAACTCCTTTGTATGCAACAG TGACAGGAGATGTGACAAATATTATTCTAGACccaatatttatttttgtttttggtctTGGGGTCAGCGGTGCGGCCATTGCTCATGTTATATCTCA GTACCTAATTTCAGTAATACTCTTTTGGAGATTAATAGAAAAGATTGATATCGTACCACCTAATTCTAAGCATCTACAGTTTGGTCGATTTCTCAAAAACG AAACAGGTTTTTTGTTGCTAATGAGAGTGACGGCTGTAACATTCTGTGTAACATTAGCTGCATCAATGGCTGCAAGACAAGGGTCAACAACAATGGCTGCCTTTCAAGTTTGTTTGCAAGTTTGGCTTGCAACTTCACTTTTAGCCGATGGTTTGGCTGTTGCAGGACAG GCTATAATTGCAAGTGCATTTGCAAAAATGGACTACGAAAAGGTTACTGCAACCGCTTCAAGAGTATTGCAG TTAGGTGTAGTTCTCGGGGTTGTATTGTCTATTCTTTTAGGGTTCGGATTACACTTTGGAGCAAGATTGTTTACAAAAGAAGCTGGTGTCCTACATCTCATTAGCATCGGAATCCCG TTTGTTGCGGGAACTCAACCAATCAACGCATTGGCCTTTGTTTTCGATGGTGTCAACTTTGGAGCATCTGATTTTGCATATGCAGCGTATTCTATG GTTCTCGTTGCTATAATTAGCATTATATCATTATTTGTCGCCTCAAGCCACGGGTTCATCGGTCTATGGGTTGCTCTGACTTTATATATGAGTATGAGAGCATTAGCTGGATTTTGGAG GATAGGTACAGGAACCGGGCCCTGGTGCTTTCTAAAGGGAATTACCTAG
- the LOC111881070 gene encoding protein DETOXIFICATION 42 isoform X2, protein MAEKNDGCPCGNPTRFPFSIFFKDARSALKMDELGVEIAKIALPAALALTADPIASLVDTAFIGQIGATELAAVGVSIAVFNQVSRIAIFPLVSITTSFVAEEDTIMNSSHQMQGPTTNSENKKLLELHNIKSESLDEESIVTSYEKKRIPSASSAIIIGVVLGFLQAVFLINASKPILSIMGIKSDSPMLYPAQQYLKLRSLGAPAVLLSLAMQGVFRGFKDTKTPLYATVTGDVTNIILDPIFIFVFGLGVSGAAIAHVISQYLISVILFWRLIEKIDIVPPNSKHLQFGRFLKNGFLLLMRVTAVTFCVTLAASMAARQGSTTMAAFQVCLQVWLATSLLADGLAVAGQAIIASAFAKMDYEKVTATASRVLQLGVVLGVVLSILLGFGLHFGARLFTKEAGVLHLISIGIPFVAGTQPINALAFVFDGVNFGASDFAYAAYSMVLVAIISIISLFVASSHGFIGLWVALTLYMSMRALAGFWRIGTGTGPWCFLKGIT, encoded by the exons ATGGCTGAGAAAAACGATGGATGTCCATGTGGAAATCCAACAAGATTTCCCTTTTCCATTTTCTTTAAAGATGCGAG GTCAGCATTAAAAATGGATGAACTTGGCGTAGAAATAGCTAAAATCGCCTTACCAGCAGCACTTGCTTTGACAGCCGATCCTATTGCCTCTCTTGTGGACACAGCCTTCATTGGTCAAATTG GTGCAACTGAACTAGCTGCTGTGGGAGTTTCGATAGCTGTTTTCAACCAAGTATCAAGAATCGCAATTTTTCCTCTAGTAAGCATTACAACATCTTTTGTGGCTGAGGAAGACACAATCATGAACTCAAGTCATCAAATGCAAGGGCCCACTACAAATAGTGAAAACAAAAAGTTGCTCGAACTACATAACATAA AGTCTGAGTCACTCGATGAGGAGTCGATAGTTACAAGCTACGAGAAAAAGCGAATCCCGTCAGCTTCATCTGCTATAATCATTGGGGTCGTTTTAGGGTTTTTGCAAGCTGTGTTTCTAATAAACGCATCGAAACCCATTTTGAGCATAATGGGGATCAAATCG GACTCTCCTATGTTGTACCCCGCACAACAATACTTAAAGTTAAGGTCGCTTGGTGCTCCTGCGGTTCTACTTTCGTTAGCGATGCAAGGAGTTTTTCGTGGATTCAAAGACACAAAAACTCCTTTGTATGCAACAG TGACAGGAGATGTGACAAATATTATTCTAGACccaatatttatttttgtttttggtctTGGGGTCAGCGGTGCGGCCATTGCTCATGTTATATCTCA GTACCTAATTTCAGTAATACTCTTTTGGAGATTAATAGAAAAGATTGATATCGTACCACCTAATTCTAAGCATCTACAGTTTGGTCGATTTCTCAAAAACG GTTTTTTGTTGCTAATGAGAGTGACGGCTGTAACATTCTGTGTAACATTAGCTGCATCAATGGCTGCAAGACAAGGGTCAACAACAATGGCTGCCTTTCAAGTTTGTTTGCAAGTTTGGCTTGCAACTTCACTTTTAGCCGATGGTTTGGCTGTTGCAGGACAG GCTATAATTGCAAGTGCATTTGCAAAAATGGACTACGAAAAGGTTACTGCAACCGCTTCAAGAGTATTGCAG TTAGGTGTAGTTCTCGGGGTTGTATTGTCTATTCTTTTAGGGTTCGGATTACACTTTGGAGCAAGATTGTTTACAAAAGAAGCTGGTGTCCTACATCTCATTAGCATCGGAATCCCG TTTGTTGCGGGAACTCAACCAATCAACGCATTGGCCTTTGTTTTCGATGGTGTCAACTTTGGAGCATCTGATTTTGCATATGCAGCGTATTCTATG GTTCTCGTTGCTATAATTAGCATTATATCATTATTTGTCGCCTCAAGCCACGGGTTCATCGGTCTATGGGTTGCTCTGACTTTATATATGAGTATGAGAGCATTAGCTGGATTTTGGAG GATAGGTACAGGAACCGGGCCCTGGTGCTTTCTAAAGGGAATTACCTAG
- the LOC111881069 gene encoding dicarboxylate transporter 1, chloroplastic: MASVALTASVNLGFRSFATSNHRISSKQSPPLNLNRSNSQLHLRSSSSYTSNLTPRLPLLSLKSPKRNQNFSVQASAAVVPAKQDPAPAPVPWQGAAMKPLLASIATGVILWFVPVPTGVSKNAWQLLSIFLATIVGIITQPLPLGAVALMGLGACVLTKTLTFAAAFSAFGDPIPWLIALAFFFARGFIKTGLGNRIAYQFVSLFGSSSLGLGYSLVFSEALLAPAIPSVSARAGGIFLPLVKSLCVACGSNVGDGTEHKLGSWLMLTCFQTSVISSSMFLTAMAANPLSANLTFNTIKQTIGWTDWATAAIVPGMVSLIVVPLILYLIYPPSVKSSPDAPKLAKERLEKMGPMTKNEIIMAGTLLLTVGLWIFGGMLNVDAVTAAILGLSVLLITGVVTWKECLGESVAWDTLTWFAALIAMAGYLNKYGLISWFSQTVVKFVGGLGLQWQASFGILVLLYFYSHYFFASGAAHIGAMFTAFLSVATALGTPPLFAAMVLAFLSNLMGGLTHYGIGSAPVFYGANYVPLAKWWGYGFLISVVNIIIWLGVGGVWWKFIGLW, from the exons ATGGCGTCGGTAGCCCTCACCGCCTCCGTCAACCTAGGGTTCAGGTCATTCGCCACCTCAAACCACCGCATATCATCCAAACAATCTCCTCCGTTAAATCTCAACAGATCAAACAGTCAGCTCCACCTCCGGTCATCTTCTTCATACACATCAAATCTTACTCCTCGCTTGCCACTACTCAGCCTTAAGTCACCGAAGAGAAACCAGAATTTCTCCGTACAAGCATCTGCTGCTGTAGTTCCGGCTAAACAGGATCCTGCTCCGGCGCCGGTGCCATGGCAAGGAGCTGCGATGAAACCTCTGCTTGCTTCAATCGCCACCGGTGTTATCCTCTGGTTCGTTCCGGTACCTACTGGAGTTTCTAAGAATGCATGGCAATTGCTTTCGATATTTCTCGCAACTATCGTTGGGATCATCACACAGCCTCTCCCACTCGGAGCTGTAGCGTTAATGGGACTAGGTGCGTGCGTTCTCACCAAAACACTGACGTTTGCCGCTGCATTTTCGGCTTTCGGTGATCCGATCCCTTGGTTAATTGCTCTTGCCTTCTTCTTCGCCAGAGGATTTATCAAAACAGGATTAGGAAACAGAATTGCTTACCAATTTGTCTCGTTATTCGGTAGCTCATCGTTAGGGCTAGGATATAGTTTGGTTTTCAGTGAGGCTTTGTTAGCACCAGCAATTCCTTCAGTTTCCGCTAGAGCAGGAGGAATTTTCTTACCCTTGGTTAAGTCCTTATGCGTTGCTTGTGGGAGTAATGTAGGCGATGGAACCGAGCATAAGCTAGGTTCATGGTTGATGTTGACTTGTTTCCAGACGTCGGTTATTAGCTCCTCTATGTTCTTGACTGCGATGGCTGCGAATCCACTGAGTGCTAATTTGACTTTTAACACCATAAAGCAGACAATCGGGTGGACCGATTGGGCAACAGCTGCGATCGTTCCTGGAATGGTATCATTGATTGTAGTCCCACTAATTCTCTACTTAATCTATCCACCATCTGTGAAAAGTAGCCCTGATGCACCCAAGCTTGCAAAAGAGAGATTGGAGAAAATGGGGCCAATGACAAAGAACGAAATCATCATGGCAGGCACTTTGCTTCTTACG GTTGGGCTATGGATATTTGGAGGAATGCTGAATGTTGATGCTGTTACAGCTGCAATTCTTGGACTATCTGTTCTTCTTATAACAGGAGTCGTGACATGGAAAGAATGCTTAGGTGAATCTGTTGCTTGGGACACCCTTACATGGTTTGCTGCACTCATTGCAATGGCAGGGTACCTCAACAAATATGGTCTCATCTCCTGGTTCAGTCAAACCGTGGTCAAG TTTGTAGGTGGACTAGGTCTTCAATGGCAAGCATCTTTTGGGATTCTAGTTCTTCTATACTTCTACTCCCATTACTTTTTCGCTAGTGGAGCTGCTCACATTGGTGCCATGTTCACCGCCTTCTTGTCAGTTGCCACTGCCCTTGGGACACCACCTCTGTTTGCAGCAATGGTGTTAGCATTTCTTTCCAACCTCATGGGTGGGTTGACCCATTATGGAATCGGGTCAGCTCCAGTTTTCTATGGAGCAAACTATGTCCCTCTTGCAAAATGGTGGGGTTATGGGTTCCTTATTTCTGTAGTCAACATCATCATCTGGCTTGGAGTTGGAGGTGTCTGGTGGAAGTTCATCGGCTTATGGTAG